In a single window of the Arachis hypogaea cultivar Tifrunner chromosome 6, arahy.Tifrunner.gnm2.J5K5, whole genome shotgun sequence genome:
- the LOC112696292 gene encoding glutathione reductase, chloroplastic, with protein sequence MAVATSLTVTTPKKLSSLSSPTLHSLFFSKALSFSPSSSSFLSLRKTLLLSPSHHTRTRRRSFTLSASANPHNYDFDLFTIGAGSGGVRASRFAANYGASVAICELPFSTISSDVTGGVGGTCVLRGCVPKKLLVYSSKYSHEFEESNGFGWKYESEPKHDWSTLIANKNAELQRLTGIYKNILKNSNVQLIEGRGKIVDPHTVDVDGKLYTARHILVSVGGRPFIPDIPGSEHAIDSDAALDLPSKPEKIAIVGGGYIALEFAGIFNGLKSDVHVFIRQKKVLRGFDEEIRDFVGEQMALRGIEFHTEESPQAIVKSADGSLSLKTNKGTVEGFSYIMFATGRKPNTKNIGLESVGVKIDKKGAIEVNEYSQSSVPSIWAVGDVTDRINLTPVALMEGVALAKTLFLNEPTKPDYSYVPSAVFSQPPIGQVGLTEEQAVEQYGDVDIFTSNFRPLKATLSGLPDRTFMKLIVCAKTNKVLGLHMCGEDSPEITQGFAVAIKAGLTKGDFDATVGIHPTAAEEFVTMRTPTRKIRKTNPSEGRSECEVKAVAGT encoded by the exons ATGGCAGTGGCTACGTCTCTGACAGTCACAACTCCAAAGAAGCTATCTTCGCTCTCTTCCCCAACCCTTCACTCCCTCTTCTTCTCTAAAGCACTTTCCTTCTCTCCCTCATCTTCCTCTTTCCTCTCTCTCCGCAAAACCCTACTCCTCTCTCCCTCTCACCACACCCGCACCCGCCGTCGCTCCTTCACCCTCTCCGCCTCCGCCAACCCCCATAACTACGACTTCGACCTCTTCACCATTGGCGCCGGAAGCGGCGGCGTCCGCGCCTCCCGCTTCGCTGCCAATTACGGCGCCTCCGTCGCCATCTGCGAGCTCCCCTTCTCCACCATCTCCTCCGACGTCACCGGTGGCGTCGGCGGAAC ATGTGTGTTGAGGGGATGCGTGCCGAAGAAACTGCTTGTGTACTCTTCAAAGTACTCTCACGAGTTTGAGGAAAGTAATGGCTTTGGATGGAAGTATGAGAGTGAGCCCAAGCATGATTGGAGTACTCTGATAGCTAATAAGAATGCTGAGTTGCAGCGACTCACTGGCATCTACAAGAACATTCTGAAAAATTCCAATGTCCAATTGATTGAAGGCCGTGGAAAG ATTGTGGATCCTCATACAGTTGATGTTGATGGGAAGCTATATACGGCCAGACACATTCTAGTTTCGGTAGGGGGACGCCCATTTATTCCTGATATCCCTGGAAGTGAACACGCCATAGATTCTGATGCTGCTCTTgacttgccttctaaacctgagaAAATAGCTATTGTTGGTGGTGGTTACATTGCATTGGAGTTTGCTGGCATATTCAATGGTTTGAAGAGTGACGTTCACGTCTTTATTCGACAAAAGAAAGTTTTGCGGGGATTTGATGAAGAG ATTAGAGATTTTGTTGGGGAACAGATGGCTTTAAGAGGTATCGAGTTCCATACCGAGGAGTCGCCCCAAGCTATTGTGAAGTCAGCCGATGGTTCATTGTCTTTGAAGACCAACAAGGGTACTGTGGAAGGTTTCTCATACATTATGTTTGCAACTGGTCGCAAACCTAATACTAAG AATATAGGACTGGAGTCTGTTGGTGTGAAAATAGATAAAAAGGGTGCAATAGAG GTTAATGAATATTCTCAATCATCAGTTCCTTCAATATGGGCAGTTGGCGATGTTACAGATAGGATAAATCTGACTCCAGTTGCTTTGATGGAGGGAGTGGCATTAGCAAAAACGCTGTTTCTGAATGAGCCAACAAAACCTGATTATAG TTATGTTCCTTCTGCTGTGTTTTCCCAACCACCAATTGGACAAGTTGGTCTTACTGAGGAACAG GCTGTTGAACAATATGGTGATGTTGACATCTTCACGTCAAATTTCAGGCCACTAAAGGCTACGCTGTCTGGTCTACCAGACCGGACTTTCATGAAATTGATAGTGTGTGCAAAAACCAATAAAGTTCTGGGTTTACACATGTGTGGAGAAGATTCTCCTGAAATTACACAG GGGTTTGCAGTCGCCATTAAAGCTGGCTTGACTAAGGGAGACTTTGATGCTACTGTGGGGATTCACCCAACTGCAGCTGAAGAATTTGTTACCATGAGGACTCCTACTAGGAAGATTCGAAAGACTAACCCTTCTGAG GGAAGGAGTGAGTGTGAAGTCAAAGCTGTAGCTGGAACTTAA
- the LOC112696294 gene encoding photosystem II reaction center W protein, chloroplastic, translated as MASIFASTTTPSITRVGLLPKRALGVSSSTVLGLPAMGKVGRVRCSMEEGKACSHDSNSKMGMGMGASLMAAAMAASMSSPAMALVDERLSTEGTGLPFGLSNNLLGWILFGVFGLIWALYFVYTSDLEEDEESGLSL; from the exons ATGGCATCCATCTTTGCTAGCACCACAACTCCATCGATCACCCGCGTAGGTCTCTTGCCCAAGCGGGCTCTCGGGGTTTCATCCTCAACCGTTCTTG GGTTGCCAGCCATGGGGAAGGTGGGAAGAGTGAGGTGCTCCATGGAGGAGGGAAAGGCTTGTTCACATGATAGCAACTCGAAgatggggatggggatgggggcATCCTTGATGGCAGCTGCTATGGCTGCAAGCATGTCGAGCCCAGCCATGGCTCTTGTGGATGAGAGGCTGAGCACCGAAGGAACAGGGCTTCCATTTGGTCTGAGCAACAACCTCCTTGGTTGGATCCTGTTTGGTGTGTTCGGTCTCATATGGGCTCTCTACTTTGTCTACACCTCTGATCTTGAAGAGGACGAAGAGTCCGGATTgtctctctaa